A single genomic interval of Fibrobacter sp. UWB13 harbors:
- a CDS encoding NPCBM/NEW2 domain-containing protein, which produces MKKETLGRDGVKSKSLRQSFMEWKNSLHWEKPQNIMLAVTAFVLVAAFLIFNNLSVSYARHWDIQWGYYSILVTFLLLVAGVVVNAPFVAKHVRGFLPSGKSFCGLALLLIVFSVFIFGNIGNTHRVLSDETSWESMGLQMYFQHTGGVCNEGIWTDGVLDCKTEVNNFKGKALGFVYSLVFNFMEPNRDTALMVNYPFYILSLIAFFLALSKWFKSDKLALAATAFLGGMPIYLLQSRSASTEVLYILLLAVLMAWYAFVPTNKVTWKHFLLTVPLLGFFAQTRQETVFAFIPFALYYYRYFLEKPYRLPAFVASVIAVSWPSINTMAAYRGYDFQGGTHAAHSFENLWYNLKTNIEVMMNLKTDPSFGGIMENPFYTTFTVILLLATVWLLFRMIYSRRYVRGFILGITFCVQIFVILLNVSGTFTIDINQRYVLVALPMFALLMALGLYDALVFTTKMKSDAAAKIVAGVACLLSIGLMVYHAPSYKANMLYYKNKLLAEEDFLNTELAKYPKNSVFIYARPWQMLASGHTSFSESSFKSWSTEQFAEWMQKSGGNIYLVRGQDGYGKVNRNSRVVGFKTTDQIDDILGAYKNERVLMEARLFGYGLAIYKIISKKGVSHYAQNFMVTEESNGMIVVNKRFPESIACDYKVNDKDQGEMLVSNSADTLLLDSAKIRAGMNRVVLSCSMPDEDTLVTYRDFFVDGENVALLSKLKMGKFFQEWGEPQMNETVDHHKITIDGEPFRYGIGSHANSAIEFPLARSYDWLNVVIGLDDESACGDGAYFAVEADGREIYRSKKLYTTDKERLKLDIKGAKSINLRVLMGNDKDCDHGDWAHAWLEAEK; this is translated from the coding sequence ATGAAAAAAGAAACGTTAGGAAGGGACGGTGTAAAGTCTAAGTCTTTGCGTCAGTCCTTTATGGAATGGAAGAATTCTCTTCATTGGGAAAAACCTCAGAATATCATGTTGGCAGTTACGGCATTCGTGCTCGTAGCGGCTTTCCTTATCTTTAACAATTTATCCGTGTCGTATGCGCGTCATTGGGATATCCAATGGGGGTATTACTCGATTCTCGTCACGTTCCTGTTGCTCGTGGCGGGCGTTGTCGTCAATGCTCCGTTCGTGGCAAAACATGTGCGTGGGTTCTTGCCGAGCGGCAAGAGTTTTTGCGGGCTTGCGCTTTTGCTCATTGTGTTCTCGGTGTTCATTTTCGGGAACATCGGCAATACGCACCGTGTCTTGAGTGACGAGACGAGCTGGGAATCGATGGGCCTCCAGATGTATTTCCAGCACACGGGCGGTGTCTGTAACGAAGGCATCTGGACGGATGGCGTTCTCGATTGCAAGACCGAAGTGAACAACTTCAAGGGCAAGGCGCTTGGCTTTGTCTATTCGCTTGTGTTCAACTTCATGGAGCCGAATCGCGATACCGCGTTGATGGTAAACTACCCGTTCTACATCTTGAGCTTGATTGCGTTCTTCCTTGCGCTTAGCAAGTGGTTCAAGAGCGATAAGCTTGCGCTTGCGGCGACGGCGTTCTTGGGCGGCATGCCGATTTACCTGTTGCAGTCGCGCTCGGCATCGACGGAAGTCCTCTACATCCTCTTGCTTGCGGTACTTATGGCATGGTACGCGTTTGTGCCGACGAACAAGGTCACGTGGAAGCATTTCCTCTTGACGGTTCCGCTGCTTGGATTCTTTGCGCAGACACGCCAGGAAACCGTGTTTGCGTTTATTCCGTTTGCGCTTTACTATTATCGTTATTTCCTTGAAAAACCGTATCGCTTGCCTGCCTTCGTGGCATCGGTGATTGCGGTGAGCTGGCCTTCGATCAACACGATGGCAGCTTATCGCGGGTACGACTTCCAGGGCGGTACGCATGCGGCGCACTCGTTTGAAAACTTGTGGTACAACCTCAAGACGAATATCGAAGTCATGATGAATCTCAAGACGGATCCGTCTTTTGGCGGCATCATGGAAAATCCGTTCTACACGACGTTTACTGTGATTTTGCTTTTGGCGACGGTCTGGCTATTGTTCCGCATGATTTACTCTCGCCGTTACGTACGCGGATTCATCTTGGGCATCACGTTCTGCGTGCAGATTTTCGTGATCCTCCTGAACGTGTCTGGAACGTTTACGATTGACATCAACCAGCGTTATGTGCTTGTAGCGCTTCCGATGTTTGCTCTCTTGATGGCTCTTGGTCTTTATGATGCGCTTGTGTTTACGACGAAGATGAAGAGCGATGCTGCCGCTAAGATTGTGGCGGGGGTCGCTTGCCTTTTGTCTATCGGGCTTATGGTTTACCATGCTCCGAGTTACAAGGCTAACATGCTCTATTACAAGAACAAGCTCTTGGCTGAAGAAGACTTCTTGAATACGGAACTGGCAAAGTATCCGAAGAACTCCGTGTTTATTTACGCTAGACCATGGCAGATGCTTGCGTCTGGACACACTTCGTTTAGCGAAAGCTCCTTTAAGAGCTGGAGTACCGAACAGTTTGCTGAATGGATGCAAAAGTCGGGTGGCAATATTTATCTCGTGCGTGGTCAGGATGGCTATGGCAAGGTAAATCGCAATAGCCGTGTGGTGGGCTTCAAGACGACCGACCAGATTGACGATATTTTGGGTGCATACAAGAACGAACGTGTACTGATGGAAGCTCGTCTGTTTGGTTATGGACTTGCCATTTACAAGATTATCTCGAAGAAGGGCGTGTCGCATTACGCGCAGAATTTCATGGTAACCGAAGAATCGAATGGCATGATTGTCGTGAACAAGCGTTTCCCGGAATCAATTGCTTGCGATTACAAGGTGAATGACAAGGATCAAGGCGAAATGCTTGTGTCGAATAGCGCAGATACGCTGTTGCTTGACTCTGCCAAGATTCGTGCAGGTATGAATCGCGTGGTGCTGAGCTGCTCGATGCCGGATGAAGATACGCTTGTGACGTACCGCGACTTCTTTGTCGATGGCGAAAATGTGGCGCTCCTCTCGAAGCTCAAGATGGGCAAGTTCTTCCAGGAATGGGGTGAGCCGCAAATGAACGAGACGGTCGATCACCACAAGATTACGATTGATGGCGAACCGTTCCGCTATGGTATTGGTAGCCATGCAAACTCGGCGATTGAATTCCCGCTTGCACGCAGCTATGATTGGTTGAACGTGGTCATTGGTCTTGATGACGAAAGTGCTTGTGGCGATGGCGCCTACTTTGCTGTCGAAGCGGATGGTCGTGAAATTTATCGTTCCAAGAAACTTTATACGACGGACAAGGAACGTTTGAAGCTGGATATCAAGGGCGCCAAGTCGATTAACTTGCGCGTGTTGATGGGCAACGACAAGGACTGCGACCACGGCGACTGGGCTCATGCCTGGCTTGAGGCTGAAAAATGA
- a CDS encoding TIGR04133 family radical SAM/SPASM protein — protein MQLSLKKKLALEAYRLYRHNEIKAHPLTYFFWECTLRCNLHCLHCGSDCVKDAIPDMPREDFMNVLDKLAPHIDPKHFIVVITGGEPLMRPDLEECGQEIKKRGYPWGMVTNGLAMTPERYSRLLNAGLRSLTISLDGLEANHNHFRGDPHSFERALRAIDMAAHTQGLTFDVMTCVNRENLKELPKILDLLLKIGVKRWRIATVFPKGRAKDNPLFQLTNQEFRQVFDFIREVKSMNVINVNYGCEGFLGSYEKDARNYPFFCRAGVNVSSVLCDGSISACPSLRGDYIQGNIYKDDLWDVWQNRYQVMRDRSWAKIGDCKTCKYWRYCEGSSLHLRDEKTKELAYCHVQRLEAAGA, from the coding sequence ATGCAACTTTCGCTTAAAAAGAAACTCGCTCTCGAAGCTTATCGTCTTTACCGCCACAACGAAATCAAGGCGCACCCGCTCACGTACTTTTTCTGGGAATGCACACTCCGCTGCAACTTGCATTGCTTGCACTGCGGTAGCGACTGCGTCAAGGACGCCATCCCCGACATGCCCCGCGAAGATTTTATGAACGTGCTCGACAAGCTCGCCCCGCACATCGACCCGAAGCACTTTATCGTGGTCATAACCGGCGGCGAACCGTTGATGCGCCCGGACCTCGAAGAATGTGGCCAAGAAATCAAGAAACGCGGCTACCCCTGGGGCATGGTCACGAACGGTCTTGCGATGACTCCCGAACGCTACTCGCGCCTCCTGAACGCAGGGCTGCGCTCACTTACCATCAGTCTTGACGGTCTCGAAGCAAACCACAACCATTTCCGCGGCGACCCGCATAGCTTTGAACGCGCGCTGCGCGCCATCGACATGGCCGCCCACACGCAAGGGCTCACCTTCGACGTGATGACCTGCGTGAACCGCGAAAACCTGAAGGAACTCCCGAAAATTCTCGACTTGCTTTTGAAAATCGGCGTGAAGCGCTGGCGCATTGCAACCGTGTTCCCGAAGGGTCGCGCCAAGGACAATCCGCTGTTCCAACTTACGAACCAGGAATTCCGCCAAGTGTTCGACTTCATCCGCGAAGTAAAATCGATGAACGTGATCAACGTGAATTATGGCTGCGAAGGATTCCTCGGCAGTTACGAGAAAGACGCTCGCAATTACCCGTTCTTCTGCCGCGCCGGCGTAAACGTCTCTTCCGTGCTTTGCGACGGAAGCATCTCGGCATGCCCGAGCTTGCGCGGCGACTACATCCAAGGCAACATCTACAAAGACGACCTCTGGGACGTGTGGCAAAACCGCTATCAGGTGATGCGCGACCGCAGTTGGGCTAAAATAGGCGACTGCAAGACCTGCAAGTACTGGCGATACTGCGAAGGCTCCAGCCTGCACCTCAGAGACGAGAAAACAAAAGAGCTCGCCTACTGCCATGTGCAGCGATTAGAGGCTGCTGGAGCATAA
- a CDS encoding glycosyltransferase: MKVLVAPLDWGLGHATRCVPVVREFLRAGAEVELAVVKANANFFREVFPDLRQRLAPSYNIVYPKHGYNMALWLLKNSVHLNAVMRYEHHFAEEMVKRHGYDVLFSDNRFAFYSKNALSIYMTHQRRIAFPRAFAAFERIGVMWHANIMRKFDEVWVPDLEIYPGYAGSLSHSGATPGDKPMRFVGTLSRFSEMGNVGNALGNAPAPVDLERDVDLMSVSEFMAHSANVEWDAAPEKRVAGMNCAEMRAAYKVVAVVSGVEPARTQFEQQLREALQQIPGQHMMILGKPSAEQKAWTEGNIEFHTHLATNDFAEAVKRADFVVSRGGYSTVMDMAELGAKCIFVPTPGQFEQIVLAHDLSKAGYAVEIPADELSAETLTSAFEMSVKMPKVAKQNLLHDAVEDVVRKFKERSI; this comes from the coding sequence ATGAAAGTCCTTGTAGCGCCGCTTGATTGGGGACTTGGGCATGCGACTCGTTGCGTGCCTGTTGTCCGCGAATTCTTGCGGGCGGGTGCCGAGGTGGAACTGGCGGTAGTCAAGGCGAACGCAAATTTTTTCCGTGAAGTATTCCCGGATTTGCGACAGCGCTTGGCTCCGAGCTACAACATTGTCTACCCGAAGCACGGCTACAACATGGCGCTTTGGCTGCTCAAAAACAGTGTGCACTTGAATGCCGTGATGCGTTACGAACACCACTTTGCCGAAGAGATGGTAAAACGCCACGGCTATGATGTGCTGTTTTCGGACAACAGATTTGCGTTTTATTCTAAGAACGCGCTTAGCATTTATATGACGCACCAGCGCAGGATTGCGTTCCCGCGGGCGTTTGCTGCGTTTGAGCGCATTGGCGTGATGTGGCATGCGAACATCATGCGCAAGTTCGATGAAGTCTGGGTGCCGGATTTGGAAATTTATCCGGGTTATGCGGGCTCGCTTTCGCATTCGGGCGCAACGCCAGGTGATAAGCCGATGCGTTTCGTCGGGACGCTTTCGAGATTCTCGGAGATGGGGAATGTTGGGAACGCGCTTGGGAATGCGCCGGCGCCGGTTGACCTCGAACGAGATGTGGACTTGATGAGCGTGTCGGAGTTTATGGCGCACTCGGCGAACGTGGAGTGGGACGCTGCTCCTGAAAAGCGTGTTGCTGGAATGAATTGTGCGGAAATGCGCGCGGCCTACAAGGTCGTGGCGGTTGTGTCGGGTGTGGAACCTGCAAGAACGCAGTTCGAACAGCAGTTGCGTGAAGCGTTGCAACAGATCCCTGGCCAACACATGATGATTCTCGGGAAGCCCTCGGCGGAGCAAAAAGCGTGGACTGAAGGAAATATCGAGTTCCACACGCACTTGGCGACGAACGATTTTGCAGAAGCTGTGAAACGAGCCGATTTTGTGGTAAGTCGAGGCGGTTACAGTACGGTGATGGACATGGCGGAACTTGGTGCAAAATGTATCTTTGTACCGACGCCAGGACAGTTTGAACAGATTGTCCTCGCTCACGATTTGTCGAAGGCGGGTTATGCCGTTGAAATTCCGGCAGATGAACTTTCTGCTGAAACGCTTACAAGCGCTTTCGAAATGTCCGTGAAAATGCCGAAAGTCGCAAAGCAAAATTTGCTTCACGATGCGGTTGAAGATGTTGTTCGAAAATTTAAAGAGAGGTCGATATGA
- a CDS encoding BamA/TamA family outer membrane protein, whose amino-acid sequence MKNEELKVKNGRYVAFVVLLLGAALNLCFASTCRIERVEWNGDHSEFEELSMSVIVGAPCDSWRGAKHKLLRYYEDRGFVGASLQVHVDSAGVAHCKFERGSAWVWAEPENLDSGATEIDVFRRLTGLEIGEKVSLSDLERSERRLLRLGYYEQTAGVRLFRDPVRNRIIPAYSMRATPISAAEGFLTYSSDENVWEGNINLALYNILGTGRDLQLEGNSQNDSRRLEGSYRERFIFGTAWDVVVRGFFEDDSLSRDSRLELGVSRNVGFNFDVAVFVGIGNDEKSSTLELSYISFDRSVLPRSGTSFDLSLAWMMDRPDSLDSYLRLQSSLVYYLPLWKNFIVRYSAAAGAMLPSGGAFAREDLFSLGGINSFKGMMYGFMRTRAYGFSQAALLWQDGYDLSIELFYQPGLYRRMKPFHGWAREHDYGIGFTQYRKSWSFSIYYALRNGCDYLDGVLGFGVKTLF is encoded by the coding sequence ATGAAAAATGAAGAATTAAAAGTGAAGAATGGACGGTACGTCGCTTTTGTTGTGCTTCTGCTGGGAGCGGCTTTGAACCTGTGCTTTGCTTCGACGTGTCGTATAGAACGCGTGGAATGGAATGGCGACCATAGCGAATTTGAAGAGCTTTCGATGAGTGTTATTGTGGGCGCTCCGTGCGATTCTTGGCGGGGGGCGAAACATAAATTGTTGCGCTATTACGAAGACCGTGGTTTTGTTGGGGCTTCGTTACAGGTTCATGTAGATAGTGCGGGGGTGGCGCATTGCAAGTTTGAACGCGGTAGTGCGTGGGTGTGGGCGGAACCAGAAAATCTTGATTCTGGTGCGACGGAAATCGATGTCTTTAGGCGATTGACGGGACTTGAAATTGGCGAAAAAGTTTCACTTTCTGATTTGGAACGCTCGGAGCGTAGGCTCTTGCGATTGGGCTATTACGAGCAGACGGCGGGAGTGCGCTTGTTCCGCGATCCGGTGCGCAACCGCATTATCCCGGCGTATTCCATGAGGGCGACTCCGATTTCTGCGGCAGAAGGATTCCTCACGTATTCGAGCGATGAAAATGTCTGGGAAGGCAACATCAATCTTGCTTTGTACAATATCTTGGGCACGGGGCGCGATTTGCAATTGGAGGGCAATTCGCAGAATGATTCTCGGCGGTTGGAAGGCTCGTATCGCGAACGCTTTATCTTTGGGACCGCTTGGGATGTTGTTGTTCGCGGGTTCTTTGAGGATGATTCGCTGTCGCGCGATTCGCGTTTGGAACTTGGCGTGTCGCGAAATGTGGGCTTTAACTTTGATGTGGCGGTATTCGTGGGTATTGGCAATGACGAGAAAAGCTCGACGCTGGAGCTTTCGTACATTTCGTTTGACCGAAGCGTTTTGCCTCGAAGCGGAACGTCGTTTGATCTGTCGCTTGCGTGGATGATGGATCGCCCGGATTCACTCGATAGCTATTTGCGTCTGCAGTCGTCGCTTGTGTACTATTTGCCGTTGTGGAAGAACTTTATTGTGCGCTACTCGGCAGCGGCTGGCGCTATGCTCCCGTCGGGTGGTGCGTTTGCGCGTGAGGACTTGTTTAGCTTGGGCGGCATCAATTCGTTCAAGGGGATGATGTATGGCTTTATGCGGACGCGTGCGTACGGATTTTCGCAGGCGGCGCTTTTATGGCAAGATGGCTACGATTTGTCGATTGAGCTTTTCTACCAGCCGGGGCTTTATAGGCGGATGAAGCCGTTCCATGGGTGGGCGCGCGAGCACGATTATGGCATCGGGTTTACGCAGTACCGCAAGTCTTGGAGCTTTAGCATTTACTATGCGCTCCGCAATGGGTGCGATTATCTGGATGGTGTGCTGGGCTTTGGCGTGAAGACGCTGTTTTAG
- the rpsT gene encoding 30S ribosomal protein S20 produces the protein MPQHKSCKKRLLQAEKANAMNRSTRSAIRASLKVIRTAATKAAALEEMPKLFSMLDKAAVSHRAGFCANRAANYKAKVAKVINGLA, from the coding sequence GTGCCTCAACACAAGTCTTGCAAAAAGCGTTTGCTCCAGGCCGAAAAGGCCAACGCAATGAACCGTTCCACCCGTAGCGCTATCCGTGCTAGCCTCAAGGTTATCCGCACTGCTGCTACGAAAGCTGCTGCCCTCGAAGAAATGCCGAAGCTCTTCAGCATGCTCGATAAGGCTGCCGTTTCTCACCGCGCTGGTTTCTGCGCCAACCGTGCTGCCAACTACAAGGCCAAGGTTGCTAAGGTCATCAACGGCCTCGCTTAA
- a CDS encoding Cof-type HAD-IIB family hydrolase gives MKLLFTDLDGTLLDDEKNISQADMASIQAMIGAGHKFVMTTGRPLTSVKHIAEKYGFLKPGYFLVSFNGGLIYDCGTEQPILTRRIAVDQVKFIMDEAHKRGMHAHTYAGDLVVSEYETEQLKTYCRLMKMDYVVVDDIRNYYGGVNCNDGPINVVVKPPIKVNVITPFEHSSLVDFRAEMRTVTAGKLFDVFSKPEMLEFSHMLSNKGAAVRYMADFYHEPIENTIAVGDEENDCPMIEAAGVGVAMANASPAAKAVANYVTEHDNNHSGITEVIEKFVL, from the coding sequence ATGAAACTTTTATTTACTGATTTAGACGGCACGCTCCTCGACGACGAGAAGAATATTAGCCAGGCAGACATGGCTTCAATCCAGGCGATGATCGGGGCTGGTCACAAGTTCGTGATGACGACAGGGCGCCCGCTCACAAGCGTAAAGCACATTGCCGAAAAGTACGGCTTCTTGAAGCCGGGATATTTTCTGGTCAGCTTTAATGGCGGGCTCATCTACGACTGCGGAACCGAACAGCCGATTTTGACGCGTCGCATCGCAGTGGATCAGGTAAAGTTCATCATGGACGAGGCTCACAAGCGCGGGATGCATGCGCATACGTATGCGGGCGATTTGGTGGTCTCGGAATACGAGACGGAACAGCTCAAGACGTATTGTCGCTTGATGAAAATGGATTATGTTGTTGTAGATGATATCCGCAATTATTATGGTGGGGTTAATTGCAATGACGGTCCAATCAATGTTGTGGTCAAGCCACCGATCAAGGTAAACGTGATTACACCGTTTGAGCATTCGAGTCTCGTGGATTTCCGCGCCGAGATGCGGACGGTTACGGCGGGCAAGCTGTTCGACGTGTTTAGCAAGCCCGAAATGCTCGAGTTCTCGCACATGCTTTCGAACAAAGGCGCTGCTGTGCGCTACATGGCGGACTTCTATCACGAGCCGATTGAAAATACGATTGCCGTGGGCGATGAAGAAAACGATTGCCCGATGATTGAGGCGGCTGGCGTTGGGGTCGCGATGGCGAATGCGTCACCGGCGGCAAAGGCTGTCGCTAATTACGTGACCGAGCACGACAACAACCACTCCGGAATTACTGAAGTTATTGAGAAATTTGTGTTGTAG
- a CDS encoding DegT/DnrJ/EryC1/StrS aminotransferase family protein, with the protein MIPFINVRAQREAYLSEFKHAEQEVLDSGCFIGGPVVQALESELAEFTGAKHAITCGSGTDALTIAFLALGLKPGDEVIVPDFTFIAPAECVMRLGGIPKFADIDAETLQVSAESIESLIGEKTRGIIAVNLFGQCAPYAEIRKCARANNLWLIEDSAQAFGATQNGVPACTFGDISITSFYPAKPLGCYGDGGALFTANDELAQKIRLIANHGSQTRYVHEICGMNSRLDAIQAAVLRVKLRHFKDELKKRSENASKYNEFFNAVPGIAPQKIADGNTSTYAQYTVLADERDDFIAQLERAEIPYCIHYPQPLHTQPCFKELNQGRGNANAIEACQKVVSLPMCAFTDVEEIIARLKKEM; encoded by the coding sequence ATGATTCCGTTTATCAACGTACGTGCGCAGCGCGAAGCCTATTTATCCGAATTTAAGCATGCCGAACAAGAAGTCCTCGACAGCGGTTGCTTTATCGGAGGACCTGTCGTACAAGCGCTGGAATCTGAACTTGCGGAATTCACAGGAGCAAAGCACGCCATCACCTGCGGTAGCGGAACGGACGCATTGACAATTGCCTTCCTCGCCCTCGGGCTCAAACCGGGAGACGAAGTCATCGTCCCAGACTTTACCTTTATCGCCCCCGCCGAATGCGTGATGCGCCTCGGAGGCATCCCGAAATTTGCAGATATCGACGCAGAAACGCTCCAGGTCAGCGCAGAAAGCATTGAATCGTTGATTGGCGAAAAGACGCGCGGGATTATCGCGGTCAACTTGTTCGGGCAGTGCGCCCCGTATGCGGAAATCCGGAAATGCGCCCGCGCAAACAACCTTTGGCTGATCGAAGATTCCGCTCAGGCGTTCGGGGCCACGCAAAACGGAGTCCCCGCTTGCACGTTCGGCGACATTTCCATCACGAGCTTTTATCCCGCCAAGCCACTCGGCTGCTACGGCGACGGCGGAGCGCTCTTCACCGCCAACGACGAACTCGCACAAAAGATTCGCCTCATCGCAAACCACGGCAGCCAGACGCGCTACGTTCACGAGATTTGCGGCATGAACAGCAGGCTAGACGCCATCCAGGCGGCAGTCCTCCGCGTGAAACTCCGGCATTTTAAGGACGAGCTCAAGAAGCGCAGCGAGAACGCAAGCAAATACAACGAATTTTTCAATGCTGTTCCGGGAATCGCGCCGCAAAAAATCGCAGACGGCAACACCAGCACCTACGCACAATACACAGTGCTGGCAGACGAACGCGACGATTTTATCGCTCAACTGGAACGCGCCGAAATTCCCTATTGCATCCACTACCCGCAGCCGCTACACACGCAGCCATGTTTTAAGGAACTCAATCAAGGGCGCGGAAACGCCAACGCCATTGAAGCCTGCCAAAAAGTCGTAAGCCTCCCCATGTGCGCCTTCACGGACGTGGAAGAAATTATTGCGAGACTTAAGAAAGAAATGTAA
- a CDS encoding bifunctional oligoribonuclease/PAP phosphatase NrnA produces the protein MQIDDLLKEAKSVAIFGHVRPDGDCVGSTLGLYNYICDNYPTTKVRIFLERFPENYKILSNSNAINEFYNDEFGSFDLAFLLDSSTFDRVGANGESCIKAAKKTCNIDHHISNPLNLCDVNYVDAKASSACEVLYFLLDPSKVSKATAECLYLGIVHDTGAFKFSSTGHKTMTVIGDLLEKGIDFTRIINETYYTRTYTQTLVTGYVMMSSKLALDGKVVYSYITPEDMERYSVTPVELSSVIDTLREVTGTEVAIFLYPVNGEYKISLRSNYVVDVNKVAGAFGGGGHVRAAGASSKDSPEETIAKLLKVIQEQL, from the coding sequence ATGCAAATTGATGATTTACTGAAAGAAGCTAAAAGCGTCGCCATTTTTGGACACGTGCGCCCCGATGGAGACTGCGTGGGTTCTACGCTCGGTCTTTACAACTACATCTGCGACAACTACCCGACTACGAAAGTCCGCATTTTCTTGGAACGCTTCCCGGAAAACTACAAGATTCTCTCCAATTCCAACGCCATTAATGAATTTTACAACGATGAATTCGGCTCGTTCGATTTGGCATTCCTTTTGGATTCATCCACATTCGATCGCGTCGGCGCAAACGGCGAAAGCTGCATCAAGGCAGCCAAAAAGACATGCAATATTGACCACCACATCAGCAATCCGCTGAACCTCTGCGACGTCAATTACGTAGATGCAAAGGCAAGTTCCGCATGCGAAGTCCTCTACTTTTTACTCGACCCGAGCAAAGTCAGCAAGGCAACAGCAGAATGTTTGTACCTCGGCATCGTGCATGACACAGGCGCCTTCAAGTTCAGCAGCACCGGGCATAAGACGATGACTGTCATCGGCGACCTGCTTGAAAAAGGCATCGACTTCACACGCATTATCAACGAGACGTACTACACGAGAACGTACACCCAGACACTCGTAACGGGCTACGTGATGATGAGCAGCAAACTCGCTCTCGACGGAAAAGTTGTCTACAGCTACATCACGCCCGAGGACATGGAACGCTATTCCGTGACACCGGTTGAACTCAGCAGCGTCATCGATACATTGCGCGAAGTCACCGGCACTGAAGTCGCCATATTCCTCTACCCGGTCAACGGCGAATACAAAATTAGCCTACGCAGCAATTACGTTGTCGATGTCAACAAAGTTGCAGGAGCATTTGGCGGAGGCGGCCACGTTCGTGCCGCAGGCGCAAGTTCCAAGGACTCGCCTGAAGAGACAATTGCAAAGCTATTGAAAGTCATCCAAGAACAGCTTTAA
- a CDS encoding roadblock/LC7 domain-containing protein gives MSDYTIYSDDANKVRRLMTAYQASVKCEYVVLCHRDGNIIAEVGSLGSDLDATPLAVLSIAAFDSSRQIGVMLGGEKFQSVSFTGENRSVYISPVDQSLLLVQVFKSGRLPNRIDDFNRLLVEKLEDAVPAFTQNTSSLVR, from the coding sequence ATGAGCGATTATACAATTTATTCTGATGATGCTAACAAAGTGCGTCGCTTGATGACTGCCTACCAGGCAAGCGTCAAGTGCGAATATGTTGTTCTTTGCCATCGTGATGGAAACATCATTGCCGAAGTCGGTTCTCTCGGTTCTGACTTGGATGCAACTCCCCTTGCGGTTTTGAGCATTGCTGCATTTGACTCTTCTCGTCAGATCGGGGTGATGCTTGGTGGCGAAAAATTCCAGTCCGTTTCATTTACGGGCGAAAACCGTTCCGTTTATATTTCCCCTGTAGACCAGTCGCTATTGCTTGTTCAGGTCTTTAAATCTGGTAGACTTCCGAACCGCATTGATGACTTTAATCGCTTGCTGGTCGAAAAGCTGGAGGACGCCGTTCCTGCATTTACGCAGAATACGAGCAGTCTTGTTCGCTAG
- a CDS encoding type B 50S ribosomal protein L31 has translation MKEGIHPNYQPVVFVDANTGKEYITRSTKSSAEKKTIDGVEYSVISLEITADTHPFWTGKQHRVDTAGRIDSFNKRYGGGANITSAKRKTRKAAPVKAEEEA, from the coding sequence ATGAAAGAAGGTATCCACCCTAATTATCAACCGGTCGTGTTCGTCGATGCGAATACGGGTAAAGAATACATCACCCGCTCCACGAAGTCTTCCGCCGAAAAGAAGACTATCGATGGTGTTGAATATAGCGTAATTTCTTTGGAAATTACGGCTGATACCCATCCGTTCTGGACGGGCAAGCAGCATCGCGTGGATACGGCTGGCCGTATCGACAGCTTCAACAAGCGCTATGGCGGCGGTGCTAACATCACCTCTGCAAAGCGTAAGACTCGCAAGGCTGCTCCGGTCAAGGCTGAAGAAGAAGCTTAA